In Paenibacillus guangzhouensis, a single window of DNA contains:
- a CDS encoding putative ABC transporter permease: MRVTVYVSMMNAAEVFFYFIGYALGGWLLENVYSWVTTGVFFKEGFLYGPLKPMYGFSPVLIVYSVNESTHWILLLLLCFMIPTVIEYVSGMLLERLFHERYWDYRQLPLQLHGHICVSFSLCWVLLSLAVVVLLHPLFQSLYSHLSGVWGMLWPMFAVILLADLIVTVRKRSRAVRGRQPV; this comes from the coding sequence ATGAGAGTGACGGTGTATGTGAGTATGATGAATGCTGCTGAGGTTTTCTTTTATTTTATCGGCTATGCCCTGGGGGGATGGCTGCTCGAGAATGTATACAGCTGGGTGACGACTGGGGTGTTCTTCAAGGAGGGCTTCCTCTATGGTCCGCTCAAGCCGATGTATGGCTTCTCGCCGGTGCTCATCGTGTATAGCGTGAATGAATCGACGCACTGGATCTTATTGTTGCTGCTCTGCTTCATGATCCCGACTGTTATTGAATACGTAAGTGGAATGCTGCTAGAAAGGCTGTTCCACGAGCGCTATTGGGATTACAGGCAGCTGCCATTACAGCTGCACGGACATATTTGTGTGTCGTTCTCGCTTTGTTGGGTGCTCTTGTCGCTTGCTGTAGTTGTACTGCTGCATCCATTATTCCAATCCCTGTATTCGCATCTATCGGGCGTGTGGGGGATGCTCTGGCCGATGTTTGCAGTCATTCTGCTGGCAGACCTCATTGTGACGGTGAGGAAACGCAGTCGAGCGGTGCGTGGTCGTCAGCCGGTGTAG
- a CDS encoding YhgE/Pip domain-containing protein gives MRKIFQIYGTDIRNICTNGAAAVMILGLIILPSLYAWFNIKASWDPYGNTKGIQVAVSSEDQGSTIMDKPINIGNEIIASLRENHKIGWQFVDTKKAISGTEHGDYYASIIIPKNFSARIATVLSKEPIKAEIDYYVNEKVNAIAPKITSSGASGIIQEVSSNFVKEANRAIFKIFNEIGVTLHKELPTIEKVRSLVFKIEKDFPELERVLKVAMKDVETAHSIVKESQQSLPILADVAKKGEQFSQRVGELLDYSQQGLESAAPFIKQDLGSLQQAALAMKDLSGVLKDTTAGPSAVNLALQQAASRLDGAVRLASGTQAWFERLNEISRGKLFNKTIVRLQRDHDRFRQQASTVRDIQSAVSRGEAVSDTLLNRLNTLSDEAAKDLGDLTDRFDTEITPNIVKTVKQAKQSTDQIHTILKEASARVPDMEKLLSDANKGLTLGDQGIKVVTADLPIVKSKIGEITSKIRDFEKHGNIEEIIDLLQNNFEKESAFFAQPVILKENKLFPIPNYGSGMSPFFTTLSLWVGALLLVSLLTVEVHHEGVEYRGYQIYFGRYLTFVTIAILQSLFDTLGDIYFLGAFVREKLWFVLFGVFLSIVFMLIVYTLVSIFGNVGKAMSIVLLVLQLAGAGGTFPIQVTPHFFQVIHPFLPFTYAISMMREATGGILWDIVQRDFWMLLMFAGIALVLGLALKTPINKISHGMVEKAKKSKLIH, from the coding sequence ATGCGCAAAATCTTTCAAATCTACGGAACGGATATACGCAACATATGCACGAATGGAGCCGCAGCCGTGATGATCTTGGGGCTCATCATCCTGCCGTCACTCTACGCTTGGTTCAACATCAAAGCTTCATGGGACCCCTACGGGAACACCAAAGGAATACAGGTAGCGGTATCCAGCGAAGACCAAGGTTCGACGATCATGGACAAGCCGATCAACATCGGCAATGAGATCATCGCCTCCCTGCGGGAAAATCATAAGATCGGATGGCAGTTCGTCGATACCAAAAAAGCGATCTCCGGCACGGAACACGGCGACTATTACGCGAGCATTATTATTCCCAAGAACTTCTCCGCCCGTATTGCCACAGTTCTATCCAAGGAACCGATCAAGGCGGAAATTGATTATTACGTCAATGAGAAAGTTAATGCGATCGCACCCAAAATCACGTCCAGCGGCGCCTCTGGGATCATTCAAGAGGTTAGCTCGAACTTTGTGAAGGAAGCGAACAGAGCCATCTTCAAAATATTCAACGAAATTGGCGTTACGCTCCACAAAGAATTGCCCACCATCGAGAAGGTCCGATCTCTCGTCTTCAAGATTGAGAAGGATTTCCCGGAGCTAGAGCGTGTCCTGAAGGTGGCGATGAAAGACGTTGAGACGGCGCATAGCATCGTCAAGGAATCGCAGCAGAGCCTACCGATTCTCGCCGATGTAGCGAAGAAGGGCGAGCAATTCAGCCAGCGTGTGGGCGAGCTGCTCGATTACAGCCAGCAAGGCCTCGAATCAGCGGCACCTTTCATCAAACAAGACCTTGGTTCCTTGCAGCAAGCCGCATTAGCGATGAAGGATTTGAGCGGCGTGCTGAAAGATACTACGGCAGGCCCGTCTGCCGTCAATCTCGCGCTACAGCAAGCAGCGTCGCGTCTTGACGGAGCCGTACGCCTTGCGAGCGGCACGCAAGCCTGGTTCGAACGACTGAACGAGATCTCGCGCGGCAAGCTGTTCAATAAGACGATCGTGCGGCTTCAACGCGACCATGATCGCTTCCGGCAGCAGGCATCAACGGTAAGAGACATTCAATCAGCCGTCAGCCGAGGAGAAGCCGTATCCGACACGCTGTTGAACCGCCTCAACACGTTATCCGATGAAGCCGCCAAAGATCTTGGAGATCTTACAGACCGCTTCGATACGGAGATTACGCCGAATATCGTGAAGACGGTAAAGCAGGCCAAACAATCGACAGATCAGATTCACACGATCTTGAAGGAAGCTTCCGCGCGCGTGCCCGATATGGAGAAGCTGCTTAGCGACGCGAATAAAGGTCTAACCCTCGGCGACCAAGGGATCAAAGTCGTCACGGCCGACCTCCCAATCGTCAAATCAAAGATCGGCGAGATTACGAGCAAAATCCGAGATTTTGAGAAACACGGCAATATTGAAGAAATTATTGACCTGCTGCAGAACAATTTCGAGAAGGAGAGCGCATTCTTCGCGCAGCCCGTCATCCTGAAGGAGAATAAGCTATTCCCAATTCCGAATTACGGTTCGGGGATGTCGCCATTCTTCACGACGCTCTCGCTGTGGGTCGGCGCGCTGTTGCTCGTCTCGTTGCTCACAGTCGAGGTGCATCACGAAGGGGTCGAATACCGTGGGTATCAGATTTATTTCGGCCGCTATTTAACGTTCGTCACCATCGCGATTCTCCAATCCTTGTTCGATACGCTCGGGGACATCTATTTCCTCGGCGCCTTCGTCCGCGAGAAGCTCTGGTTCGTGCTGTTCGGGGTGTTCCTGAGCATTGTCTTCATGCTGATCGTCTACACACTCGTCTCGATCTTCGGCAACGTTGGCAAGGCTATGTCCATCGTCCTGCTAGTCCTGCAGCTCGCCGGAGCAGGCGGTACCTTTCCGATCCAGGTTACGCCGCATTTCTTCCAGGTCATCCATCCGTTCCTACCGTTCACCTATGCGATCAGTATGATGCGTGAAGCGACGGGCGGCATTCTGTGGGACATCGTGCAGAGGGACTTCTGGATGCTGCTGATGTTCGCAGGCATTGCGCTCGTCTTGGGACTTGCATTGAAGACGCCGATTAATAAGATCAGTCATGGCATGGTTGAGAAGGCGAAGAAGAGCAAGCTGATCCACTGA